The following are encoded in a window of Vicia villosa cultivar HV-30 ecotype Madison, WI unplaced genomic scaffold, Vvil1.0 ctg.000063F_1_1_2_unsc, whole genome shotgun sequence genomic DNA:
- the LOC131623431 gene encoding uncharacterized mitochondrial protein AtMg00310-like — MLNAFWWCGGSNNKGIRWMAWDRLTNSKKEGSLGFRDFRAFNMAMVAKQGWFIMNHPLVSIFFKARYFPKTSFFEANLGYNPSFVWRSIWKAREVLMLGCRWSVGDGSQIKIMHEPWIRGRAVGCVNGPQQQGTYNLVVKDLLLPNVKQWNMRLIRELFDCVGAKAITYVPLIEDVTVDRLVWKDEKDGQYSVRSGYRVWKK, encoded by the coding sequence ATGTTGAATGCATTTTGGTGGTGTGGTGGGTCTAATAATAAGGGTATTCGGTGGATGGCGTGGGATAGGTTAACCAATTCTAAGAAGGAAGGGAGTCTTGGTTTCAGAGACTTTAGAGCTTTCAATATGGCGATGGTTGCAAAACAAGGATGGTTTATCATGAATCACCCGCTAGTGTCCATATTCTTCAAAGCAAGGTATTTCCCTAAAACATCTTTCTTTGAAGCTAATCTCGGATATAATCCTAGTTTTGTATGGAGGAGTATTTGGAAAGCCAGAGAAGTTCTTATGCTTGGTTGTAGGTGGAGTGTAGGTGATGGCAGCCAGATAAAGATTATGCACGAACCTTGGATTCGGGGGAGAGCCGTGGGTTGTGTGAATGGGCCTCAGCAACAAGGTACTTATAATTTGGTTGTCAAAGATTTGTTGTTACCTAATGTTAAACAATGGAATATGAGGTTGATTCGAGAGTTGTTTGATTGTGTAGGTGCGAAAGCCATTACTTATGTTCCGCTAATTGAGGACGTTACCGTTGATCGATTGGTTTGGAAGGATGAAAAGGACGGACAATATAGTGTTCGATCAGGGTACCGTGTTTGGAAAAAATAG
- the LOC131623429 gene encoding uncharacterized protein LOC131623429: MRVAKFLLAIVSFTLPLFLSLSFSFAQIPFDDDIPSRTLDSVLQDYAFKAFSKPKTGVPYDAQLPYNLIGVNVSALRLRSGSLRMRGVEAYKEFQIPPGVVEQPYVERLVLVYHNLGNWSEKFYPLPGYTYLAPVLGLLSYSGVDLSAEKLPELDIRASDKPILIKFHDVKSAPYGSFPKCVYFDLHGSVQFDILPSDNICSTMQQGHFSIVVESNAPTPAPAAVAANIDNGRGKKKFKMWIIIGSLVGGCVLLILLSLLVVRLVKIKNGMKIQEMEWRADSNETLQMTSVGGTKAPLAIGTRTRPTIENDYIP, from the coding sequence ATGAGGGTTGCAAAATTTCTCCTTGCAATTGTTTCTTTCACATTGCCATTGTTTCTTTCACTGTCATTTTCATTTGCTCAGATTCCATTTGATGATGATATTCCATCAAGAACACTCGATTCCGTTCTTCAAGATTACGCCTTTAAGGCGTTCTCTAAGCCGAAAACAGGTGTACCTTATGATGCTCAATTGCCTTATAACCTAATAGGGGTTAATGTTTCTGCATTGAGGCTTAGAAGTGGTAGTTTAAGAATGAGAGGGGTTGAAGCCTACAAAGAGTTTCAGATCCCACCAGGGGTTGTTGAGCAGCCTTATGTAGAGAGGCTTGTTTTGGTTTACCATAACTTAGGAAATTGGTCTGAGAAATTCTACCCTTTGCCCGGTTACACGTATCTAGCTCCTGTTTTAGGTCTGTTATCATATAGTGGTGTTGATTTGAGTGCTGAAAAGTTACCTGAATTGGATATAAGAGCTTCTGATAAACCGATTTTGATCAAGTTCCATGATGTGAAATCAGCACCATATGGTTCATTTCCTAAATGTGTGTATTTTGATCTACACGGTTCGGTGCAATTCGATATTCTACCATCCGATAACATCTGTTCAACAATGCAGCAAGGGCATTTCTCGATTGTTGTTGAGTCTAACGCACCGACCCCTGCACCTGCTGCTGTTGCTGCCAATATTGATAACGGTCGCGGGAAGAAAAAGTTTAAGATGTGGATAATCATCGGATCGTTGGTTGGTGGATGCGTATTGTTGATACTATTGAGTTTATTGGTTGTTCGATTGGTAAAGATAAAAAACGGGATGAAGATACAGGAAATGGAATGGAGAGCTGATAGCAATGAGACCTTGCAGATGACATCTGTTGGAGGAACCAAAGCACCATTGGCAATTGGGACTCGAACAAGGCCGACGATAGAAAACGATTACATTCCTTAG
- the LOC131623435 gene encoding uncharacterized protein LOC131623435: protein MAYRRKQYGTSKSSPLIFETEPIRNPNPVTPSSSNSNYDGVDTSSSSLAAKAIRASSARRDSSLSSLYGHSNLSSPRSQPTPTVPPSAKDSRAYEYTSMKRLDESKNGFWGVLARKAKSILEDDGLTRESEIPGSPRSQFSDVTSRGKGQNLNHLEEENLKRDSPTIIRGLGAITSSLTQIGGTIGKSFEEGFTIVENRTSDIIQETRKHIRKKPGNISVQNQGTNHSTTLQEPQMRTQKSPKHADQELQLKASRDVAMAMAAKAKLLLRELKTVKADLAFAKDRCAQLEEENKILRINRERGDSQDDDDLVRLQLETLLAEKARLAHENSVYARENRFLREVVEYHQLTMQDVVYLDESNEEVSEVNPLNLPQVPIKSLDSITPSATSLSLPSEAKLGMGSELTGSISCPISGKNVKVSTSSEGTSISSIAGKDIK from the exons ATGGCGTATAGAAGAAAACAATACGGAACTTCCAAATCCTCTCCTTTGATTTTCGAAACCGAACCAATTCGAAACCCTAATCCTGTTACACCTTCTTCTTCGAACTCGAACTATGACGGCGTTGACACTTCTTCGTCTTCCCTTGCTGCTAAAGCTATCAGAGCTTCTTCGGCGCGGCGTGATTCTTCGCTCTCGTCTCTTTATGGTCACTCCAATCTCTCCTCTCCTCGTTCTCAACCTACTCCAACTGTTCCTCCCTCCGCAAAG GATTCAAGAGCTTATGAATATACATCTATGAAGAGATTGGATGAGTCAAAGAATGGATTTTGGGGTGTTCTTGCTAGAAAAGCAAAATCAATTCTCGAGGATGATGGTTTAACACGGGAATCTGAAATACCTGGGTCACCAAGATCACAATTTTCTGATGTAACATCTAGGGGCAAG GGCCAAAATTTGAATCACTTAGAGGAAGAAAATCTCAAAAGAGACAGTCCAACAATTATTAGGGGATTAGGTGCGATCACATCCTCGCTTACTCAAATCGGTGGCACCATTGGTAAATCTTTCGAG GAAGGTTTTACAATTGTTGAGAATCGGACTTCAGATATCATTCAGGAAACCCGTAAACATATCAGGAAAAAGCCTGGAAACATTTCAGTACAAAATCAGGGAACAAACCATTCTACTACGTTGCAAGAACCCCAGATGCGGACCCAGAAGTCGCCAAAGCATGCAGACCAAGAACTTCAGCTGAAGGCATCTCGCGAC GTTGCAATGGCAATGGCTGCCAAAGCAAAACTGCTTCTTCGGGAGTTGAAGACTGTCAAAGCTGATCTGGCATTTGCAAAAGATCGATGTGCTCAACTAGAGGAAGAAAATAAAATCCTCCGTATAAATCGTGAAAGGGGAGATAGCCAAGACGATGATGATTTG GTACGACTTCAACTTGAAACTCTTCTAGCTGAGAAAGCTCGCTTGGCCCATGAGAACTCCGTTTATGCCCGTGAGAATCGCTTTCTGAGGGAGGTTGTTGAATATCATCAGCTTACGATGCAAGATGTTGTCTACTTAGACGAGAGCAATGAGGAAGTCTCTGAAGTTAATCCTCTTAACCTACCCCAAGTGCCTATCAAGTCCCTAGATTCTATTACTCCATCTGCAACATCCCTATCATTGCCTTCAGAAGCCAAACTTGGCATGGGTTCAGAATTAACAGGAAGCATTTCATGTCCCATATCAGGAAAGAATGTAAAGGTTTCAACGagttctgaagggacaagcatctCTTCTATAGCTGGAAAGGATATAAAATGA